One segment of Sander vitreus isolate 19-12246 chromosome 20, sanVit1, whole genome shotgun sequence DNA contains the following:
- the mlh3 gene encoding DNA mismatch repair protein Mlh3 isoform X2, with the protein MIKCLAKEVQGKLRSGVAIPSLQQCLEELILNSIDAEATCVGVRMDMDAFKVQVIDNGTGINAEDMECVGTRYHTSKCSSVEDLDNLRWYGFRGEALASLVSLATLVEISSRTRSSVKTHVKIFKDGKGMDVFEADTARPSAGTTVVICNFLHNMPVRRKRMDAVLEGERIRHRVEAISLMHPSVSFTLKNDCTGAMMVQLPKARNTYHRFIQIHSLGRAQKLGEISYTHGQFEVIGYIGKEGHYNNSLQFLYVNDRLLLKTRIHKLLNFLLRRLSSSNQKNGSPDGQSAIRSPKHKRSQELHGVYVINIKCSYSEYDICLEPAKTLIEFKDWDRILLCIEEAVKAFLSRENLVAELSQEDLDYLPPELFGTHNTDSGNGGQATSSASTLDCSIGMKLASDPVHRKRNDDCVCEDNVSRESGQMECKEETEQQGKKKITANEFLKIKSEGSINKEYRYEPQCDLASLEPTSDNHITEEVEPTFNESGEGSPMLHMSSSVRQLESEKLELSKEKEILLNNATSTSNMTSLDSITQQIQPDLNSIEQQLPDCQSAGGHEHTLVSNRKISLSDPYIHEKLLTQDLSQINKSAVQQQILAQKCDERFFASKRKISLHAGNDRISQKPCKDFTPIIPPKIPRLATCQKLALCKESGSLEKFRRVYGKSDELKLPSQNNTRLPRTDSFVLKSQNLLVCRKDQQNGGVIETETEETQSIIRSPPTLSAFTRLKPVSGQNRGKTSLAAKLNHLKQHRTDDSKVLKHLSRTALQDNTCHSSNDGSQNGNNNENDCGLNPEPVPGCRANPLLAEREEATTSGDWLHHYDTSVGKTVYVNKVTGLSRYEDPPTEETQVCCTSDVSNMAVSVISETGMEHRCYPFQVDLVLPFLPKSRTERVISSGLDDRGTPQMDQIANYANGESSNSLTLLYSKWNNPVFVRPPTVGVDISSGQADGLAVKIHNILFPYRFSKAMICSMKVIHQVDKKFLACLINTREEEPAALNETEGNLLVLVDQHAAHERVRLENLVADSYEDDPDAPGERRLCSSTILPPLEIRVTEEELRLLRSCQAHLRCLGLEVKFSQAADPHVFVRKVPLCFMEKESNEIRRGRPSVIKPIVELLRSTGRVRGTLPLTVLKVLASLACHGAIKFNDSLSRDECCSLVASLSSCQLPFQCAHGRPSIAPLVDTLHLDKDEKVPQWKSTSELCTKVSPTCRTESPVGTLFEKTPEEASSPASSLESNAKELCRDMSVEDTPFVPTVTAISSTPDFQWMVQPTIITSVSLSLGSKQANEPQSSHQATPKVGGNKGKNAVRKGKTEQLSPEEEEKKRIRRERNKMAAAKCRNRRRELTDTLQTETDKLEEEKAALETEIANLLKEKERLEFILATHKPGCQMSEELESFFQEPTGSPGLPPSPDEDRLPEDGTQEAPSLQDMDIPSDPSTAISGNSNILLCASAEINICDLESSLDIKEGLLENMLPSLEERTPMETARSVPDIDLSSSLGVSDWETLYKSVSSDLEPLTTPVVTSTPTCSSYLSVFTFACPELDSLTEGLDSHKGGGGKTESVDLLNSPTLLAL; encoded by the exons ATGATTAAGTGTTTGGCTAAAGAGGTTCAGGGGAAACTTCGCTCCGGTGTCGCTATCCCCTCGCTTCAGCAGTGTTTAGAGGAGCTTATCCTAAACAGCATCGATGCAGAGGCGACCTGTGTGGGAGTCAGGATGGACATGGATGCGTTCAAAGTTCAGGTAATCGACAACGGTACCGGGATAAACGCTGAGGATATGGAGTGCGTGGGAACCCGATACCACACAAGCAAATGCAGCTCTGTTGAAGACCTGGACAACCTCAGGTGGTATGGTTTCAGAGGAGAAGCCCTGGCAAGTTTAGTTTCTCTCGCCACTTTAGTTGAAATCTCATCCCGGACCAGATCATCAGTGAAAACTCACGTCAAAATCTTCAAGGATGGCAAGGGCATGGATGTGTTTGAAGCAGATACTGCTCGACCTTCTGCGGGGACAACTGTTGTTATTTGTAACTTCCTCCACAACATGCCAGTCCGGAGGAAGAGGATGGATGCTGTCCTGGAGGGTGAGAGGATCAGACACAGAGTGGAGGCTATATCTCTGATGCATCCCTCTGTGTCTTTCACCCTGAAAAATGACTGCACAGGAGCCATGATGGTGCAGCTTCCTAAAGCTAGAAACACCTACCATAGGTTTATTCAGATACACAGTCTTGGGCGAGCACAGAAACTTGGAGAAATCAGCTACACACATGGACAGTTTGAAGTGATCGGTTACATTGGCAAAGAAGGCCACTACAACAACAGCTTACAGTTCCTGTATGTAAATGAcagactgctgctgaaaacaagGATACACAAGCTCCTGAACTTTCTTCTACGCAGACTGAGCAGTTCAAATCAGAAAAATGGCAGTCCTGATGGGCAGTCTGCCATCCGGAGTCCAAAGCACAAACGAAGCCAAGAGCTGCATGGAGTATACGTCATCAATATCAAATGCTCTTACTCAGAGTATGACATATGTCTTGAGCCTGCCAAAACTCTAATAGAGTTCAAAGATTGGGACCGCATTTTGCTCTGTATCGAAGAGGCAGTAAAAGCATTCCTGAGCAGGGAGAATTTGGTGGCGGAGCTTTCTCAAGAAGACTTGGACTACTTACCTCCCGAACTGTTtggcacacacaacacagatagTGGTAATGGTGGCCAAGCAACTAGCAGTGCTTCCACACTAGATTGCAGTATTGGAATGAAACTGGCATCTGATCCTGTTCATCGAAAGCGCAATGATGACTGTGTATGTGAGGACAATGTTAGCCGTGAGTCTGGTCAGATGGAGTGCAAAGAAGAGACTGAACAACAGGGGAAGAAAAAGATAACTGCAAATgagtttttaaagataaaaagtgAAGGAAGCATAAACAAAGAATATAGATATGAGCCACAGTGTGATCTGGCTAGTCTTGAACCTACATCTGATAATCACATTACTGAAGAAGTGGAGCCAACATTCAATGAATCAGGGGAAGGCTCACCAATGTTACATATGTCAAGTTCAGTCAGACAACTAGAAAGTGAAAAACTGGAACTCtcgaaagaaaaagaaatactaTTAAATAATGCTACCTCAACCAGCAACATGACTTCACTAGACAGCATCACTCAGCAAATTCAGCCTGATTTAAACAGTATTGAGCAACAGTTACCAGACTGCCAGAGCGCAGGAGGACATGAACATACTTTAGTAAGTAACAGAAAGATCAGTCTGTCTGATCCATACATTCACGAAAAGCTGCTGACCCAGGACCTGTCCCAAATCAATAAGTCAGCAGTTCAGCAGCAAATCTTAGCGCAGAAATGTGATGAGAGATTCTTTGCATCAAAACGCAAAATCTCACTGCATGCAGGCAATGACAGAATTAGTCAGAAACCATGCAAAGACTTCActccaataattcccccaaaaATTCCCAGACTTGCAACTTGTCAAAAGTTGGCTTTATGCAAGGAGTCTGGATCCCTTGAGAAGTTTAGAAGAGTATATGGAAAATCTGATGAACTAAAATTACCCTCTCAGAATAACACTAGACTTCCTCGTACAGACAGCTTTGTTTTGAAGTCCCAGAATTTGTTGGTTTGCCGGAAAGATCAGCAAAATGGTGGAGTTATAGAAACGGAAACAGAAGAGACACAGAGCATCATTCGAAGCCCACCAACCCTCTCAGCATTCACCAGGTTAAAACCAGTCTCAGGGCAGAATAGAGGCAAAACATCTTTGGCAGCTAAACTCAACCATTTGAAACAACACAGGACAGACGATTCAAAAGTATTAAAACACCTGTCCAGGACTGCTTTGCAGGACAATACCTGTCATAGTAGTAATGATGGTAGCCAAAACGGCAATAACAACGAGAATGACTGTGGTTTGAATCCTGAACCAGTCCCAGGTTGCAGGGCAAATCCTCTGCTGGCTGAGAGGGAAGAGGCTACGACATCGGGGGACTGGCTTCATCACTACGATACATCTGTGGGAAAGACAGTTTATGTCAACAAAGTGACTGGACTCAGCCGATATGAAGACCCACCTACTGAAGAAACACAAGTGTGCTGTACATCTGATGTCTCCAATATGGCTGTTAGTGTCATCTCTGAAACGG GGATGGAACACAGATGCTACCCATTTCAGGTGGATCTAGTGTTGCCCTTCCTACCAAAATccaggacagagagagtgatTAGTTCAGGGCTTGATGACAGAGGTACCCCACAGATGGATCAGATTGCAAACT ATGCCAATGGCGAGAGCTCCAACTCACTTACGTTGTTGTACTCAAAATGGAATAATCCCGTATTTGTTCGACCTCCTACG GTTGGTGTGGACATATCAAGTGGGCAAGCTGACGGACTGGCTGTCAAGATCCACAACATCCTGTTTCCATACCGTTTTTCTAAGGCCATGATTTGCTCAATGAAG GTTATTCATCAAGTGGATAAGAAGTTCCTTGCATGTCTTATCAATACAAGAGAGGAAGAGCCTGCAGCACTCAATGAAACTGAAG GAAACCTTCTGGTGCTGGTGGATCAACACGCTGCACATGAGAGAGTTCGACTTGAAAATCTAGTTGCAG ATTCCTATGAGGATGACCCAGATGCGCCAGGGGAGAGACGTCTGTGTTCATCAACCATTTTGCCACCTCTCGAGATCCGTGTAACAGAAGAAGAGCTTAGGCTGCTTAg GTCTTGTCAGGCACATTTGCGGTGTTTGGGCCTGGAAGTGAAGTTCTCACAGGCAGCAGATCCACACGTTTTTGTAAGGAAGGTACCACTGTGCTTCATGGAAAAGGAGAGTAATGAGATCAGGCGGGGGAGACCATCTGTTATCAAGCCTATTGTTGAG TTACTTCGCTCAACTGGTCGAGTGAGAGGAACTCTGCCTCTCACTGTGCTGAAGGTGCTAGCCTCCCTAGCATGCCATG GTGCCATCAAATTCAATGACAGCCTGAGTAGAGATGAATGCTGCAGCTTGGTGGCGTCCTTGTCCTCCTGCCAGCTGCCCTTCCAGTGTGCCCATGGCCGTCCCTCCATTGCTCCCTTAGTAGACACCCTCCATTTGGACAAAGACGAGAAGGTACCACAATGGAAAAGCACATCTGAACTTTGTACCAAAG TTTCCCCCACCTGCCGGACAGAGTCTCCTGTCGGGACACTCTTCGAGAAGACGCCAGAAGAGGCGAGCTCTCCAGCTTCCTCTTTAGAGAGTAATGCAAAG GAGCTCTGCCGAGACATGAGCGTCGAAGACACCCCATTTGTTCCAACAGTCACTGCAATTTCCTCTACCCCAGATTTCCAGTGGATGGTCCAGCCTACGATTATTAcatctgtctccctgtctctgggTAGCAAGCAAGCCAATGAACCACAAAGCTCTCACCAGGCAACACCCAAAGTGGGCGGGAACAAGGGCAAAAATGCTGTCAGAAAGGGGAAAACAGAGCAG CTGTctccagaggaggaagagaaaaagaggataAGGAGGGAGAGGAATAAAATGGCTGCAGCAAAGTGTCGCAACAGACGGAGGGAACTTACTGATACACTGCAAACT GAGACCGATAAGCTGGAGGAGGAAAAAGCAGCCCTGGAGACGGAAATAGCCAACCTCCTCAAAGAGAAAGAACGACTTGAATTTATCCTCGCCACACATAAACCAGGGTGCCAAATGTCAGAAGAGTTGGAGTCTTTTTTCCAGGAGCCCACGGGGTCCCCAGGGCTACCGCCCAGTCCAGACGAGGACAGACTTCCAGAGGATGGCACACAGGAAGCTCCTTCGCTCCAGGACATGGACATCCCCAGTGATCCGTCCACAGCAATCTCTGGGAACTCCAATATCTTGCTGTGTGCCAGTGCTGAAATCAACATCTGCGATCTTGAGTCGTCTCTGGACATTAAAGAGGGGCTGCTGGAAAATATGTTACCCAGTTTGGAGGAGAGAACCCCCATGGAGACAGCTCGATCCGTGCCTGACATAGATCTGAGCAGTTCTCTTGGGGTCTCGGACTGGGAGACCCTGTACAAGTCTGTTTCCAGCGACCTGGAGCCTCTCACCACTCCTGTGGTGACCTCCACTCCCACCTGTAGCAGCTACCTGTCTGTGTTCACATTTGCGTGTCCCGAGCTAGACTCTCTCACAGAGGGACTAGACAGTCATAAAGGTGGAGGGGGCAAAACGGAATCTGTTGATCTCCTCAACTCTCCAACTCTCCTAGCCTTATAA
- the mlh3 gene encoding DNA mismatch repair protein Mlh3 isoform X1, translated as MIKCLAKEVQGKLRSGVAIPSLQQCLEELILNSIDAEATCVGVRMDMDAFKVQVIDNGTGINAEDMECVGTRYHTSKCSSVEDLDNLRWYGFRGEALASLVSLATLVEISSRTRSSVKTHVKIFKDGKGMDVFEADTARPSAGTTVVICNFLHNMPVRRKRMDAVLEGERIRHRVEAISLMHPSVSFTLKNDCTGAMMVQLPKARNTYHRFIQIHSLGRAQKLGEISYTHGQFEVIGYIGKEGHYNNSLQFLYVNDRLLLKTRIHKLLNFLLRRLSSSNQKNGSPDGQSAIRSPKHKRSQELHGVYVINIKCSYSEYDICLEPAKTLIEFKDWDRILLCIEEAVKAFLSRENLVAELSQEDLDYLPPELFGTHNTDSGNGGQATSSASTLDCSIGMKLASDPVHRKRNDDCVCEDNVSRESGQMECKEETEQQGKKKITANEFLKIKSEGSINKEYRYEPQCDLASLEPTSDNHITEEVEPTFNESGEGSPMLHMSSSVRQLESEKLELSKEKEILLNNATSTSNMTSLDSITQQIQPDLNSIEQQLPDCQSAGGHEHTLVSNRKISLSDPYIHEKLLTQDLSQINKSAVQQQILAQKCDERFFASKRKISLHAGNDRISQKPCKDFTPIIPPKIPRLATCQKLALCKESGSLEKFRRVYGKSDELKLPSQNNTRLPRTDSFVLKSQNLLVCRKDQQNGGVIETETEETQSIIRSPPTLSAFTRLKPVSGQNRGKTSLAAKLNHLKQHRTDDSKVLKHLSRTALQDNTCHSSNDGSQNGNNNENDCGLNPEPVPGCRANPLLAEREEATTSGDWLHHYDTSVGKTVYVNKVTGLSRYEDPPTEETQVCCTSDVSNMAVSVISETGMEHRCYPFQVDLVLPFLPKSRTERVISSGLDDRGTPQMDQIANYANGESSNSLTLLYSKWNNPVFVRPPTVGVDISSGQADGLAVKIHNILFPYRFSKAMICSMKVIHQVDKKFLACLINTREEEPAALNETEGNLLVLVDQHAAHERVRLENLVADSYEDDPDAPGERRLCSSTILPPLEIRVTEEELRLLRSCQAHLRCLGLEVKFSQAADPHVFVRKVPLCFMEKESNEIRRGRPSVIKPIVEEYLQEQIELLRSTGRVRGTLPLTVLKVLASLACHGAIKFNDSLSRDECCSLVASLSSCQLPFQCAHGRPSIAPLVDTLHLDKDEKVPQWKSTSELCTKVSPTCRTESPVGTLFEKTPEEASSPASSLESNAKELCRDMSVEDTPFVPTVTAISSTPDFQWMVQPTIITSVSLSLGSKQANEPQSSHQATPKVGGNKGKNAVRKGKTEQLSPEEEEKKRIRRERNKMAAAKCRNRRRELTDTLQTETDKLEEEKAALETEIANLLKEKERLEFILATHKPGCQMSEELESFFQEPTGSPGLPPSPDEDRLPEDGTQEAPSLQDMDIPSDPSTAISGNSNILLCASAEINICDLESSLDIKEGLLENMLPSLEERTPMETARSVPDIDLSSSLGVSDWETLYKSVSSDLEPLTTPVVTSTPTCSSYLSVFTFACPELDSLTEGLDSHKGGGGKTESVDLLNSPTLLAL; from the exons ATGATTAAGTGTTTGGCTAAAGAGGTTCAGGGGAAACTTCGCTCCGGTGTCGCTATCCCCTCGCTTCAGCAGTGTTTAGAGGAGCTTATCCTAAACAGCATCGATGCAGAGGCGACCTGTGTGGGAGTCAGGATGGACATGGATGCGTTCAAAGTTCAGGTAATCGACAACGGTACCGGGATAAACGCTGAGGATATGGAGTGCGTGGGAACCCGATACCACACAAGCAAATGCAGCTCTGTTGAAGACCTGGACAACCTCAGGTGGTATGGTTTCAGAGGAGAAGCCCTGGCAAGTTTAGTTTCTCTCGCCACTTTAGTTGAAATCTCATCCCGGACCAGATCATCAGTGAAAACTCACGTCAAAATCTTCAAGGATGGCAAGGGCATGGATGTGTTTGAAGCAGATACTGCTCGACCTTCTGCGGGGACAACTGTTGTTATTTGTAACTTCCTCCACAACATGCCAGTCCGGAGGAAGAGGATGGATGCTGTCCTGGAGGGTGAGAGGATCAGACACAGAGTGGAGGCTATATCTCTGATGCATCCCTCTGTGTCTTTCACCCTGAAAAATGACTGCACAGGAGCCATGATGGTGCAGCTTCCTAAAGCTAGAAACACCTACCATAGGTTTATTCAGATACACAGTCTTGGGCGAGCACAGAAACTTGGAGAAATCAGCTACACACATGGACAGTTTGAAGTGATCGGTTACATTGGCAAAGAAGGCCACTACAACAACAGCTTACAGTTCCTGTATGTAAATGAcagactgctgctgaaaacaagGATACACAAGCTCCTGAACTTTCTTCTACGCAGACTGAGCAGTTCAAATCAGAAAAATGGCAGTCCTGATGGGCAGTCTGCCATCCGGAGTCCAAAGCACAAACGAAGCCAAGAGCTGCATGGAGTATACGTCATCAATATCAAATGCTCTTACTCAGAGTATGACATATGTCTTGAGCCTGCCAAAACTCTAATAGAGTTCAAAGATTGGGACCGCATTTTGCTCTGTATCGAAGAGGCAGTAAAAGCATTCCTGAGCAGGGAGAATTTGGTGGCGGAGCTTTCTCAAGAAGACTTGGACTACTTACCTCCCGAACTGTTtggcacacacaacacagatagTGGTAATGGTGGCCAAGCAACTAGCAGTGCTTCCACACTAGATTGCAGTATTGGAATGAAACTGGCATCTGATCCTGTTCATCGAAAGCGCAATGATGACTGTGTATGTGAGGACAATGTTAGCCGTGAGTCTGGTCAGATGGAGTGCAAAGAAGAGACTGAACAACAGGGGAAGAAAAAGATAACTGCAAATgagtttttaaagataaaaagtgAAGGAAGCATAAACAAAGAATATAGATATGAGCCACAGTGTGATCTGGCTAGTCTTGAACCTACATCTGATAATCACATTACTGAAGAAGTGGAGCCAACATTCAATGAATCAGGGGAAGGCTCACCAATGTTACATATGTCAAGTTCAGTCAGACAACTAGAAAGTGAAAAACTGGAACTCtcgaaagaaaaagaaatactaTTAAATAATGCTACCTCAACCAGCAACATGACTTCACTAGACAGCATCACTCAGCAAATTCAGCCTGATTTAAACAGTATTGAGCAACAGTTACCAGACTGCCAGAGCGCAGGAGGACATGAACATACTTTAGTAAGTAACAGAAAGATCAGTCTGTCTGATCCATACATTCACGAAAAGCTGCTGACCCAGGACCTGTCCCAAATCAATAAGTCAGCAGTTCAGCAGCAAATCTTAGCGCAGAAATGTGATGAGAGATTCTTTGCATCAAAACGCAAAATCTCACTGCATGCAGGCAATGACAGAATTAGTCAGAAACCATGCAAAGACTTCActccaataattcccccaaaaATTCCCAGACTTGCAACTTGTCAAAAGTTGGCTTTATGCAAGGAGTCTGGATCCCTTGAGAAGTTTAGAAGAGTATATGGAAAATCTGATGAACTAAAATTACCCTCTCAGAATAACACTAGACTTCCTCGTACAGACAGCTTTGTTTTGAAGTCCCAGAATTTGTTGGTTTGCCGGAAAGATCAGCAAAATGGTGGAGTTATAGAAACGGAAACAGAAGAGACACAGAGCATCATTCGAAGCCCACCAACCCTCTCAGCATTCACCAGGTTAAAACCAGTCTCAGGGCAGAATAGAGGCAAAACATCTTTGGCAGCTAAACTCAACCATTTGAAACAACACAGGACAGACGATTCAAAAGTATTAAAACACCTGTCCAGGACTGCTTTGCAGGACAATACCTGTCATAGTAGTAATGATGGTAGCCAAAACGGCAATAACAACGAGAATGACTGTGGTTTGAATCCTGAACCAGTCCCAGGTTGCAGGGCAAATCCTCTGCTGGCTGAGAGGGAAGAGGCTACGACATCGGGGGACTGGCTTCATCACTACGATACATCTGTGGGAAAGACAGTTTATGTCAACAAAGTGACTGGACTCAGCCGATATGAAGACCCACCTACTGAAGAAACACAAGTGTGCTGTACATCTGATGTCTCCAATATGGCTGTTAGTGTCATCTCTGAAACGG GGATGGAACACAGATGCTACCCATTTCAGGTGGATCTAGTGTTGCCCTTCCTACCAAAATccaggacagagagagtgatTAGTTCAGGGCTTGATGACAGAGGTACCCCACAGATGGATCAGATTGCAAACT ATGCCAATGGCGAGAGCTCCAACTCACTTACGTTGTTGTACTCAAAATGGAATAATCCCGTATTTGTTCGACCTCCTACG GTTGGTGTGGACATATCAAGTGGGCAAGCTGACGGACTGGCTGTCAAGATCCACAACATCCTGTTTCCATACCGTTTTTCTAAGGCCATGATTTGCTCAATGAAG GTTATTCATCAAGTGGATAAGAAGTTCCTTGCATGTCTTATCAATACAAGAGAGGAAGAGCCTGCAGCACTCAATGAAACTGAAG GAAACCTTCTGGTGCTGGTGGATCAACACGCTGCACATGAGAGAGTTCGACTTGAAAATCTAGTTGCAG ATTCCTATGAGGATGACCCAGATGCGCCAGGGGAGAGACGTCTGTGTTCATCAACCATTTTGCCACCTCTCGAGATCCGTGTAACAGAAGAAGAGCTTAGGCTGCTTAg GTCTTGTCAGGCACATTTGCGGTGTTTGGGCCTGGAAGTGAAGTTCTCACAGGCAGCAGATCCACACGTTTTTGTAAGGAAGGTACCACTGTGCTTCATGGAAAAGGAGAGTAATGAGATCAGGCGGGGGAGACCATCTGTTATCAAGCCTATTGTTGAG GAGTATCTTCAAGAGCAGATTGAG TTACTTCGCTCAACTGGTCGAGTGAGAGGAACTCTGCCTCTCACTGTGCTGAAGGTGCTAGCCTCCCTAGCATGCCATG GTGCCATCAAATTCAATGACAGCCTGAGTAGAGATGAATGCTGCAGCTTGGTGGCGTCCTTGTCCTCCTGCCAGCTGCCCTTCCAGTGTGCCCATGGCCGTCCCTCCATTGCTCCCTTAGTAGACACCCTCCATTTGGACAAAGACGAGAAGGTACCACAATGGAAAAGCACATCTGAACTTTGTACCAAAG TTTCCCCCACCTGCCGGACAGAGTCTCCTGTCGGGACACTCTTCGAGAAGACGCCAGAAGAGGCGAGCTCTCCAGCTTCCTCTTTAGAGAGTAATGCAAAG GAGCTCTGCCGAGACATGAGCGTCGAAGACACCCCATTTGTTCCAACAGTCACTGCAATTTCCTCTACCCCAGATTTCCAGTGGATGGTCCAGCCTACGATTATTAcatctgtctccctgtctctgggTAGCAAGCAAGCCAATGAACCACAAAGCTCTCACCAGGCAACACCCAAAGTGGGCGGGAACAAGGGCAAAAATGCTGTCAGAAAGGGGAAAACAGAGCAG CTGTctccagaggaggaagagaaaaagaggataAGGAGGGAGAGGAATAAAATGGCTGCAGCAAAGTGTCGCAACAGACGGAGGGAACTTACTGATACACTGCAAACT GAGACCGATAAGCTGGAGGAGGAAAAAGCAGCCCTGGAGACGGAAATAGCCAACCTCCTCAAAGAGAAAGAACGACTTGAATTTATCCTCGCCACACATAAACCAGGGTGCCAAATGTCAGAAGAGTTGGAGTCTTTTTTCCAGGAGCCCACGGGGTCCCCAGGGCTACCGCCCAGTCCAGACGAGGACAGACTTCCAGAGGATGGCACACAGGAAGCTCCTTCGCTCCAGGACATGGACATCCCCAGTGATCCGTCCACAGCAATCTCTGGGAACTCCAATATCTTGCTGTGTGCCAGTGCTGAAATCAACATCTGCGATCTTGAGTCGTCTCTGGACATTAAAGAGGGGCTGCTGGAAAATATGTTACCCAGTTTGGAGGAGAGAACCCCCATGGAGACAGCTCGATCCGTGCCTGACATAGATCTGAGCAGTTCTCTTGGGGTCTCGGACTGGGAGACCCTGTACAAGTCTGTTTCCAGCGACCTGGAGCCTCTCACCACTCCTGTGGTGACCTCCACTCCCACCTGTAGCAGCTACCTGTCTGTGTTCACATTTGCGTGTCCCGAGCTAGACTCTCTCACAGAGGGACTAGACAGTCATAAAGGTGGAGGGGGCAAAACGGAATCTGTTGATCTCCTCAACTCTCCAACTCTCCTAGCCTTATAA